The region GGTCGTGGGCCTCCGCGGTGGACATCAGGTGCTGGAACTCCCAGCCGCGGCCCGGCCTGCGGCGGATCAGGTCCTCGCGCTGCATCCGCGACAGCACGCGGTCGGCCTGCCGGGACGTCAGGTCGTAGGCGCGGCAGACGTCGGCGGCGGTGAACTCTCCGGTGAACCGGCCGGAGAGGTAGTCGTCGCCGATCCGGAAGTACGCGTCCTCCTCGACGTCGGAGCCTGCCGAGAGGTCCACGTTGGCGAGCTCGCCCGCCGACCGGTTCAGGAAGTAGCCGCGGTTGGGCTCCTGGGTGACCAGGCCGAGCTCGGCGAGGTAGGCGAGCGCCTTGCGGACCGGCGACCGCGACATGCCCAGCGAGTCGGCCACCCACTGCTCGCGCACGTGCGCGCCCCGCTCCAGCGCGGAGCGTCGAACGAGGTCGATGACCTGCATCGCAGTCGTGGGGGGCATGCTCTCCTCACCGGTCCGGTACCGCGCACAATGCTAGCCGCGCCGCGGCGGGCCTCGGCCCGTGACAGCGCAGCGGGGCGGGCGCTCACGCCGGGACAGCCGTCCGCCTGGACCGGCGGCGCACCACGAGCACGGCGATCACCGCCGGGGCC is a window of Saccharopolyspora erythraea NRRL 2338 DNA encoding:
- a CDS encoding FCD domain-containing protein, with translation MPPTTAMQVIDLVRRSALERGAHVREQWVADSLGMSRSPVRKALAYLAELGLVTQEPNRGYFLNRSAGELANVDLSAGSDVEEDAYFRIGDDYLSGRFTGEFTAADVCRAYDLTSRQADRVLSRMQREDLIRRRPGRGWEFQHLMSTAEAHDQSYRFRMIVEPAALLEPGFAVDAEAFALHRRQQEALLRGDALLLPRGELFRVNAEFHEMLVACAGNAYLLDSVRRVNRVRRLVEYRHQTDRQRLVRQAGEHLELLDLLEGGQQDAAAGFLRDHLDAVREIKTRLPSGRGGAAGS